GACCCCCGCGACGACCAGGAGCGCGCTGCCGAAGATACCGAAGACCGTCATCCAGATGGTGCGCTTGACGGGGCGCAGCGGCCACAGCCCGAGGTATTCGGGAATGGATGCGGGGCGGGGGCGCTGCACCATGAACACCACGAACAGGGCGGCCACGGCCGGTGTGAACATCATGACGGGCAGGAGCAGGGCCGCGAGCGGGTTCGCCAGGCCGCTGCCGTCGAGCCAAAGCGGGAGGACCACGAGCCAGGCGAGAGCGCAGGCCATCACGACGAAGACCACGACGGCCGCCCACGGAACGCGGTCCACCAGAGGGGTGGCGGCCGGGGCGGGATGCGGTTGGCTGGTGATCGGTGCGCTCATGGCTGCCACGTTAGCCAACCCCAGAGCGGAGGGCATCCCCCGGCAGACGGACTAGGCGTCGGGCTGGCTGTCGGGGTTGTGTCGGGCCCGGCTGGGCTGCACGCGGGGCGGCTCCCCCGGCATCTTGGGATAGTCCGGTGGGAAAGGCAGCTCGCCGAGCCCGGCGTCGAGGTCGCGACGCCACCAGTCCAGCAGGATGTCGATGCGGCCGGGCTCCGCGTTCATCTTCGCCCAGGGGTCGCCGGTGGCACGCAGCCGGGCCGGCACGGTCTCGACGGTGAACGTCGTGGGGTCGGCGCCCTCCAGCTCGTCCCAGTCGATCGGGCAGGAGACGGGTGCGTGGGCGAGCGCCCGGGGGCTGTAGGCGCCGGCCATGGTGCGGTCGCGGTTGGCCTGGTTGAAGTCGACGAAGATCCGGGCTCCGCGCTCTTCCTTCCACCAATTCGTAGTCACAGTCATCGGCAAACGCCGCTCCACCTCACGAGCGGCGGCGATCACGGCGTGCCGCACCACCTGGAATTCCTCGACGGGTTCGATGGGGGCGAACACGTGCAGGCCGCGGTTGCCCGAGGTCTTCACGAACGCCGTGAGGCCGGCCTCGGCCAGCACCTGGCGCAGCTCCTGGGCCACCGGAATGGCGTCATCGAAATCGGTGCCGGGCTGCGGGTCGAGGTCGACGCGCAGCTGGTCGGGATTGTCGGTGTTCTCTGCCCGGGAAGGCCAGGGGTGGAACACCACGGTGTTCATCTGCGCGGCCCAGACAGCACCGGCGGGTTCGTCGATCACGAGTTGCGGGTGCGTGCGCCCGCTCGGGTAGACCACCGGCACTGAACGCACGAAGTCGGGCGCCCCCTTCGGCGGGTTCTTCGAGAAGAACTGTTCACCGTCGATACCGCCCGGGAACCGTTGCAGCGACACCGGCCGGTCGCCGTTCGCGGCCACGAACGCCTCCCCCACGTCCACCAGGTACCGGGCCAGGTCCAGCTTGGTGATGCCCAGCTCGGGCCAGAGCACCCGGCTCGGGCTCGAGATGCGCAGGACTCGGTCGCCGTGGGGCCCGGCGACAGTCAGCTCCGTCGATTCGCTCGCCATGCCCCCAACCTAATCCCCCTCCCGCGAACTGTGACCTAAGCCCCACAAACGCGCGTTTCCGGGCTTTGCTCACAGGTCGTGAAGGAGTCAGCCGCCGCCGACGTGGATGGCGGGGCGCCGGGCGGCGTCAGGTTCGATCTCCCGCAGGATCTCACGCACCACCGGCGCCGTGTCGCCCTGTCCGAGGAGCAGGTAGCGCAGCAGATGCCCCACCGGGTTGCCCTCCGACCATTCGAAGTAGGCCTGCGGACGCACCCCGGTGGCATCCCGGAGGGCGAGCAGGATCGCCGCGATCGCGTTGGGCGCCGCCGGGCTGTGCGCGCGCAACACCCGATAGTCGCCCACCTCCACCCCGCGCACGTGCAGCACGTCGCTGAACCCCGACGGATCGACCACCTCGATCTCGAGGAAGAGCACATCGGCGGCGCCCGGAACCGGGTTCATGCCGCGCTGCTCCAACTCCTTCTCGGCATACTCGGCCTGGTCCCCGGTCTTCCGCTTGTTGGCGACCACATCGAGGGCGCCGTCGAAGGCCAGGGAGTCGGCGATGAACTGCCGGGCCTGCTCGTCGAATTCCACGCTCTCCACGCGCAGCTCCGTCGTGCGCGACACCCTGGACACCAGCGACACCAGGATGATCCCGGCGATGAACAGCGCCGAGATCATGATGCCGTCAGGTTTCTCGATGATGTTCGCCCCGAGGGCATAGAGCAGCACCCCCGACAGCACCCCGAACCCGATGGCAGCCCGGCGCCGGCGCCTCCGCCCCGCCGAGATCGTCACGGCTACCGCGCCAGACACCATCATCACCAGGATGCCGGTGGCATACGCTCCGGCCTGGGCGTCGACGCTCGCCGTGAACCCGATGGTGATCAGAATGCTCACCCCCGTGTACACGAGCACGACCGGCCGTACCGCCCGGCTCCATTCCGGCGCCATCCCGTAGCCGGGCAGGTACCGCGGCACGATATTGATCAGGCCGGCCATGGCGGATGCGCCGGCGAACCAGAGGATGAAGATGCTGCTGATGTCGTAGAGATTGCCGAACCCGTTGCCGAGGTACTCGTGCGCCAGGTACGACAGCGCCCGGCCGTTCGCCGGAGCGCCGTCGTCGAAGGCGTCGGCCGGGATCAGGACCGTCGTGACGATGCTGCTGGCGATCAGGTAGACGCTCATGATGCCCGCAGCGAGGGTGAGCAGCTTGCGGGTGTTGCGCACCCGGGATGCCAGGCGTTCCTCGGCTGTCCGCCCGGTCGTGGCCACGAGCGGCATCATGCTCACCCCGGTCTCGAAGCCGGACAGCCCGAGCACCAGCAGCGGGAACGCCAGCAGCACCGGTACCAGGATGTCGCCCGGGCCGGCCCCGACGGTGGCGACGGCGGACAGCCATCCGGTCAGCGCATCCGGTTGGGTGACGACCTCGAACAGCCCCACGACGATCACGGTGCCGTTGAGCAGCAGGAACACGGCCACGAGCGGGATCGCGACGGAAACCGCCTCCCGGAAGCCGAGCAGGAACACCCCGCCGAGCACGAGCAGGAAGAGCACGGTGACCGGCACCGCCTGGCCGTCCAGGAAGTCGGGTGCGGCAGGGTTCTCCAGGAGGTGCACCGTCGCATCCGCGGACGAGAGGGTGATCGTGATGATCCACGAGGTCGCGACGAAGCCGAGCAGCACGAGCACGAAGACCTTGCCGCGCCAGAACGGCAGCAGCCGTTCGAGCATGGCCACTGACCCCTGCCCGTTCGGGCTTTCCACGGCGACCCGGCGGTACATCGGCAGCATCCCCAGCAGGGTCAGGAGCACGATAAGTACGGTGGCCAGCGGCGAGAGCACCCCGGCGGCGACCACGGCGATGCTGGGCAGGTACGAGAGGGTGGAGAAGTAGTCCACGCCGGTCAGGCACATCACCTTCCACCATGCATGCGTCGAGACGCCCAGCTCGGAGGATTCAGGTCCCACCGGCTGCACGCGGTCGCGCATCAGCCAGGCGCCGAAGCGTCCTGATGGCGGCGGCGCGGTGAGCGGGCGGGTCACCCGCGCCGGGATTCCGGATGGGTCCGCACGGTCCACGACCTCTCACCTCGCCCTCGATACCGGGTCCAAAGTCCCGGTTTATCCCCCGTAGACCGGCAGGGCTAGGTGTACTGTCACAAACAGCCCCCTTGTATACCCATAGGGGTATCCTCCCGCCGGCGAAGAGGCCGTCGGGTCCACGGAAGGCATCCCATGAAGATCGTCGTCGTTGGAGGCGTCGCTGCTGGCGCGTCCGTCGCAGCCCGGGCACGTCGACTGGACGAGGCCGCCGACATCATCGTCCTCGAGCGCGGCCACCACGTGTCCTTCGCCAACTGCGGACTGCCGTATCACGTGGGCGAGGTGATCGCTGATCGCAGCCGCCTGCTGTTGCAGACTCCGGAGAGCCTGCGCGAATCCCTCGACATCGACGTGCGCATCGGCCACGAGGTCACCGGCATCGACCGCGCCACGCGCAGCATCACGATCCGCGAGGTCGATTCCGGCCGGGAATACACCGAGAGCTACGACGCTCTCGCCCTGTGCCCGGGCGCCGAGGCGCTTCGGCCCCCGCTGCCGGGTATCAACCTGGCCGGGGTGCACGTGCTCCGCCGGATCGGCGACATGGATGCCATCAAGGGCCAGTTCGATGCCGCGCTCGCCCAGGCAGCAGCCGGCGTGCGCGGCCCGGTGCGCACCGTCGTGATCGGCGCGGGCTACATCGGCCTGGAAATGGCCGAGAACCTCAAGCACCGTGGTGCACTCGTGGACGTCGTCGAGATGAGTGACCAGATTCTGCCGCCGCTCGACCACGAGCTCTCGGTGCCGGTCGAGCATCACCTGCGAAGCAGGGGCATCACCCTGCACCTGTCCACGGCGGCCGCCGCTTTCACCGCCCGGCCCGATGGGACCCTCAATGTGGAGCTGACGGACTCCACCGTGCTGACCGCCGACCTGGTCATCCTCTCTGCCGGAGTGCGCCCGAACACTGCCCTCGCTGTGGCCGCCGGACTGCAGATCGGCGACCGCGGGGGAATCACCGTCGACACCCACATGCGCACCTCCGACCCGTACATCTGGGCGGCCGGCGACTCCGTCGAGACCCCGCACACGGTGCTGCCCGGCCGGTGGCTCGCTCCACTGGCCGGACCCGCCAACCGGCAGGCTCGGGTGGCCGCCGAGAACATCTGCGGCCGCGCCACCGAGTACCACTCCACCCAGGGCACCTCGATCGTGAAGGTCTTCGACATGGTGGCCGGCGGCACCGGGGCCACCGAACGTCAGCTCCTGGCCGCCAAGCTGCCTCATCGGGCCGTTCACGTGCACCCGTCCGGGCACGCCGGCTACTACCCCGGCACCGCGATGATGCAGCTCAAGGTGCTCTTCTCCCCCGACACCGGGCGAATCCTCGGCGCGCAGGCCGCCGGTTTCGACGGCGTGGACAAGCGCCTCGACGTACTCGCCACAGCGCTCCGCGCCGGTCAGAGTGTCTACGACCTCGAGGAGCTCGAGCTTGCCTACGCGCCGCCGTTCGGCTCCGCGAAGGACCCGGTGAATATGGCCGGTTTCGTGGCGAGCAACGTGCTGCGCGGCGATCTCACCCTCTGGTACGCCCAGGATTACCCCGACGCCACACGGGGCGCGCGCCTTGTCGACGTGCGCACCCCGGAGGAGTTCTCGATCTGGCACCTGCCGGGCGCCGAGAATGTGCCGCTGGGCAGCATCCGCGAGGCCAGTGCGAGCTGGGACCACACGGTCCCGGTGCGGCTCTATTGTGCGGTCGGATTTCGCAGTTATCTCGCGCACCGTGCGCTCGTGCAGCGCGGGTTCACGGATGTCGCCACGCTGTCGGGCGGCTCGGACACATTCCGTTCCTGGCACGAGGTGGCCCCGGAGAGCGACGAGCCGCCACAGCCGATGACGTCCTACGCCGAGGCCGCTGCGTTCCAGGATGCTGCAGCGGCGAGCTCGGCTCTGGCGCACGGCACCGGCGTGCGAGTCGACCTGGACTGCTCGGGTCTGGCTTGCCCGGGCCCGATCATGAGACTCTCCGAGAAGATGAAAGCCCTCACCCCCGGCGACGAGGTGGTCGTGCACGTCTCTGACCCCGGATTCGCCAGCGATGCCCCGGCCTGGGCGAGGCGCAACGGCCACCAGCTCGTGGCCATCCAGCCCGAAGGCCCCGGCTATGTCGCCACGATGCGCAAGGGCGGCATCACTGCCCCAGCGGCCGCTCCCGGACCCGCAGCGATACCGGCCGGGCCGGGCAAGACGTCATTCGTGGTGTTCTCCGGCGACCTCGACAAGGTGCTCGCGGCCTTCATCATCGCCAACGGCGCCCTGGCCATGGGCGAGGACGTCTCGATGTTCTTCACCTTCTGGGGCCTGAACTCGCTGCGTCGCGCCGACGCCCCCAAGCGGGACCGCAAAATGATGGACAAGATGTTTGCCACCATGATGCCCTCCGGCGCGGGCAGCCTGCCGCTTTCGCAGATGAACATGCTGGGCGCAGGCGCCGCCATGATCAAGAAGGTCATGAGAGACAACGCAGTGGCGCCGCTGCCCGACCTGATCGCGTCCGCGCAGACCGGCGGCGCGCGGCTGATCGCCTGCACCATGACGATGGACCTGCTGGGCATTGCCGACACGGACCTGATGCCCGGGGTCGAGCTCGGGGGCGTGGCGACGTTCCTCGGAGAGGCAGCCGAATCCACCACGACCCTGTTCATCTGACCTGCGAACTGTGATCAGCCCCGAAAAACCGCGAGTTTCGGGGCATTCTCACGGTTCGCGAAACTTAGACGGTGTCGCTGGAGGCGGCACGCTGGGGCGTGGTCGCGGGAGCGTTCGCAGGAGCCCCTGCGATGTTCACCAGCCAGGCCACGCCGAACTTGTCGACGCACATGCCGAAGCTGTCGCCCCAGGGGGCGACCTCCATCGGCATCGTCACCGTTCCGCCGTCGATGAGCTTGTCCCAGAAGCCGCGCAGTTCGGTGGCGTCCGTGCTGTCGCCGCTGAGCGACACTGAGTAGTTGTTGCCGGGGGTGTACTCCATGGCGTTCGGGGTGTCGGCCGCCATGAGCGACAGCCCGGACGGGGTGGTCAGCGCCGCGTGCATGGTCTTGTCCTGCTCGGTCGGGTCCTCGCTGGCGTGGAACTCGGCAAAGGTGCTTCGGGTCAGTTCGCCCCCGAATACCGACTGGTAGAACTCCATGGCTTCCTTGGCGTTGTCGCGGAAGCCCAGATAAGGGTTCAGACGCGTGCTCATGATCTCCTCCTCGCTGCACGGGCCTCGGCGCCCGCGCCTTCGGTGTGTGGCAGGTTGGTCTGCGCACCTCCCGCGATTATCGGCCGATCGTGCCGGATGCGCGAGAGGCGCCCGCCACGGTGCGCGCGTCAGTTCCAGTGCGTGACGGCCAGGTCCAGGCCCGCCTGATCGCCCACCAGCCGCGCGGCCACGTTGGGGAGTGGGATGACGGGATGCCAGCTGCCGTCGGCGCTGCGCCCCGATGCCCAGTCCAGCGTGTTCGAGAGTTCGGCCACGCCGGGTCGCTCGGCGAGGGTGCTGTTCCACTCCCACTGGATCCGGGTGAGCGCACCGTCTTCGCTGAGCACCACCTCGACGATGAGCGAGTCCTGCCAGTCGCCGATCTGTTCCAGGTGCTCGCCGAAGCCGAAGATACCGCCTCGCTCCACCAGCGACAGCAACGTCACATCCAGCGCGTACCGCGCCACATTCTTCGGATTGGGGATCAGGAACACCGTGATCAGCGGCACGGGTGACATCGGGGTGGGGATGCGCTTTGCCTCTGCGTTGAGGTCGACCGGGCAGTAGTGGGCGGCGGTCTGCTCGTGGATGAGAACGGGGAGTTGTCGGATCGCCAGTCGTACCTCGGCTTGCCAGACCCTGTCCTCCTGGAGATCCAGCCCGCGCAGGCCGATCTCGACCCGAAGGGTGCCGAAGAGAAACCGTTTGAGGTTTTGGTAGACCTCCTCAGCGTTGACCATGCCATACCGCCCCGAGTGCGACCGGTGCACGTAGGCTCGCGCCGAGCCCACGACATAAGCGTTGCGGATCGCCACGAGTCCGTCGCTCTGCACGCCCATGACCGCGCTCGACAGGCCCAACGCCACGTCGTAGTCCCGGGCATTGGTGCCCACGATGCTGAGCACCCGGTCGGGCGTGAAGCCCCCGCTCAGCCGTCGGGTGTCGCCCTGGGCCGGGCCGGGCGCATCCTGGGGATACAGGTACTCGCGCATGTATTCGGGCGCGAAGATCCGCGAACCCTGCGGGCCGAACGTGTTGAGGATCCACCCGCCGATGGGGCCGCCGAACTCGGGGTCGATGCCGCCGTGCGGGGTGCCGATCGTGCACAGCTTCGAGACGGATGCGCGCGGGTCGGCGATATTCACCTGCAGCGCGGTGCGGCAGATCAGGCCGCCCATCGAATGCGCCACGAGGTACACCGGCGGGTGACCGGCCGCCTTCTCCCGCACCAGGGCGATGAAGTCCGCCAGACCCTGGGCGGCGGTGCGGATGTCGTACGCCTGCGCCGGGCTCCCGAAGGTGCCGGTGGCGGCGTCGTAGAAGCGGTAGATCCATACGGAGTCCGCGCGCAGGGTGTCGGGTTCGGCATCCAGCAGCACCCGTTGCTGGCTTCCCTCGATGCGCACGTCGTAGCCCTGCTCCTTGACCAGCCGGATCAACGGCCCCTCGTACTGGTAGAACTGCGGCGTGCCGTTGGCTCCCACCCGCACGTGCACGGATCCCTCGTTGAGCCCGTAGAACGGGTCATCCGCGGCGGCATCGATCGCGCCCTGGCCACCGGCGAATCCCCGCACGTAGATGATCGGAAACCTCTCGCCCATCATCTGCTCCGTTCTGCTCTGGCCGGCACGCCGGCGCCCGCGGTCACCCGACCGGTGCCCGGTCGAACCGCTTCACGAAGGCGAGGGCAGGCTCGGCCACATCCCGCCAGCCGCTGTCGATGACCAGGGAGTGGCCGCGACCGGGGATCTCGGCGATCTCGGTGACGCCCTCGTTCTTGGCCTGCAGCTTGTAGCTGGCCCGGGTGATGGCCAGCGGCACGGTGTTGTCGTTCTCCCCCGCCAGGACCAACAGCGCACCGCGGTTGGGATTCTTGGTGTCGACCCGCGTCTCACCGCCGAACGGATTGAAGTTCGCCACCGCGGCCTGGAACAGCGGCGCCCCGGATGCCGGCACGTGATAGTCCGTGTACAGTTGCCGCGCCTCGGACTCGTCCAGGTTGTTCGCCCAGCCGTACTGGAACTGTTCGAAGGTGAGCGAGATCGCCTTGCCGCGGTTGCCCGGATTGCCCAGCACCGGAGACGCCGATTTGAGTGCAGACGCCGGGAGCGGCAGCACCCCCTTGAACGGCGCGTTGTCGATCGCGACGGTGGCGAAGGCCACGCCCTCTCCCGCGAGTTTCTGGGCGATCAGCCCGCCGAACGAATGACCGATCACCGCGGGCCGTCGGGTCAGCCGTGAGATGGCTTCGAGGTAGTGGTCGGTGACCTGCTGCACCATCTTGTGCGCGAACGCCTCCGGCGCCTCGTAGGCCTCCTCCACGGTGCGGGGGTCATCGGGCCAGCCGGGCGCGATAGTGGTGAACCCGTTCGCCTCGAACAGGTCGCGCCACTGCTTCCAGCTGCTGGAGAGCAACCAGAGTCCATGCACGAAGACAACTGGAGTGAGCCCGGACGCATTGGCGCGGTCGATCTCGTCGACCTCCCACTGCGCGAGGGTGGGCGCTTCGGTGTCGGCCATGTCGCAGATCCTTTCTGTTTCTGAGTGCGCGGTCACGTGGGTTCGGTCGTTCACTGGCGCGGCGGTGTCCGCTGAGGTTGTGAATAGCCGGGTCCGGCCGCGCGCGCAAGCCCTGGAGCCCCGGCCTGACGCGTTCCGGGCGTACCGATTTCTGCGCCCGGCCAGGCTCACGTGGTGAGCGACCGGAGCCGCCGCATGCCCAACGCCACCACCACGCCGCAAGCGACGACGAGCCAGGCCGCGGCTGTCGCGCCGGACTGCTGCGCCAGCACGGTCAACCCGGCGGCACCGGCCAGCAGGAGAATCAGGGCGTCGGCCTGCCAGGCGATCACGTTGAGGATGGAGACGTCGCCGACGGGTGTGGGAACCGGAAGGAGCAAGCCGATCGGCAGGGGGCCTCTGAGACTGTCGAAGACGCGCAGCAGAGTGATGAACACGGCAACCAGCGCCCACCACGGCACGGCCAGCGCGGGCGGAGTCAACCAGGGCAGGGCCGACCAGGGCAGGGCCGAATCGGGCAACGCAGCATCGGCGGGCGCCGTCACACCGGCGGCCGCGATACCCACGGTTCCGAGCACGAGCAGCGCCAGGGCAGGCACGATGGCGTGGCAGCCGATCATCGTCAGACCGCTCCGCCCATAGATCGACGACGGCCCGGCGTTCTCTGCGGCACTGCGGAGACCGTCGCACCACACGCCGACACCGAGGTAGGCGGCCAGGGCGGCGGCCACGGCCGGCGGCCACGCTCCCCCGGGCGGCGCGGCCCATACCCCGGCCTGCAGCCAACCGGCGACGGCGATGGCGAGGGATCCGGCCAGCATCCGCACCGGGAACCGCCGCGCGGCACCGAGGTCACGTTGCACGACCGCGACCGGCAGGGGCCCGCTCAGGGCGATCCGGTCATGCCGACCCCTGGCCGGCGGAGTGCGCAGGACGCCGGCGGCTCCCGCGACATCGCCGGTCTGCAGGAGCGTGCCGATGGACTGCCAGCGCCGGGCCTGGCGCATCAGGTCGGCGGCCCGGAGGCGGTCCAGGAGTCGGGGAATCAGCGGCAGGCACAGCAGCGCCAGCACCAGAGTCCCCAGCACCACCGGCACGGACCCCCCGGGGATGTTCGCCGGCGCCAGTCCGGGCCGCAGCGGTGATACCCCGACCGCGCCTGCGGCCACGAACGCCGCGCCGAGAGGCATGGTCCAGCGCCGCGGGAGGCTCTGACCCGCCAACCACGCGACGCACAGGCTGACCGCGGATGCGGCACAGCCGAGCACAGTGAGGCCTGCGCCGGCGAGTGCGTCCGGGCCGGCCGGCAGGAGTCCACCGACCATCAGCGCCGCGCTGACCACACTGGCAGCGAGAACGGCCAAACCGGCCAGAACGACCGCGCTGACCAGGAACGGGCGCAGCAGTGTGACCCGCCGGGCCAGGGCGCTCCCGACCAGGAATTCCACCGCAAAGGGACTCGGCAGCACTGGGCCGCGGATGGGGCCCACCAGCAGTGCGAGACCGGCCAGCCCCACAGCGCCGGCGGCCAGCCCGGAGGGAGCCTCCGGCGAGACCAGCACGGCGAGGCTCTCGGCATCCGCGGCGCCGAGCACCAGCGCACGCAACAGGGGAACGGCTACCACGAGTACCGTGAGAACACCGAGGTACACGGAGTACCCCACCTCGTCGGCCGACCGGGGGCCGCCTCGCGTGGAGAGCACGGCCCGGCCCTGCGCGAGCGCCAGCCGCTCCCGCGCATTCCCCGCCGTTGCCCGCTCCGCGGAGGACGACTGCACCCTGCGCGTCACCGGTCGCCGAGCGTGACTGTCGATCCCGGCAATGCCGCCACCAGGTCGGCACTGTGGCTGGCGATCACGACGGCCGCGCCGGCATCGATCTTCGCGCAGAGTACCGCGGCGACCACGGCCAGCCGGTGCTCGTCCAGGCGTTGCTCTGGCTCGTCCAGCACCAGCACCGAGAACGGACGCACCAGTGCCGTGGCCAGCGAAAGCAGCTGCAGCTGGCCCGATGACAGTTCATGCACGAACCGCTGCGCGAGGTGGTCGATACCCAGTGCCGCCATCACGTCATTCGCGTCTGCTGTCGCGGGAGCGCCGGATCGGCCCCAGGTAGTGGCGATGAAGCGCAGGTGCTCGTGTGCCGTCAGCTCCCGCGCGAAGGCGGGCAGCCCGATTCGGGCCGAGATCGCCCGGCGCACGGCGGTCGAACGGTCGTCGATGCGCATCCCGTCGATGGTGGCGTCACCGGAGGTGGGCCGGAGCGCGCCGCTCAGGATGCGCAGGAGGGTCGTCTTGCCTGACCCGTTGGGCCCGCGCACGACCACGGCCTGCCCGGGGTTCACAGTCAGCGACACCGGGGCGAGGAGCACCTCGGAGTCGATCGACGCGGCGACGTCGCGGGCTTCGAGTGTGCTCATGGGGCTCATCCTTCCGCATCTCGGCTACGCTGGCGCTCACCCGCGCCGCCCCCAGCCATCGAAGGACACCCATGGACCATGTCGCCACCATCGTCGCCGATGTGCACCTCACCAAGCCGGAGGCGTTGGCCGTGATCGCCGCGACGCTGGATGCCGAGGTGGTTGGCGCCCACACCGCTCATGCGTTCGTCGCCCTGCCGCACGGCGGCCGGGTCGAGGTCGAGATCCCCAAGTTCGGCGAGGCGCCGCCGCTGGCCGTCGACGTGCACGACTCCCGCGGTGATGCCGAGGCCCGTGCTGCCGCCCAACGCCTGCTCGAGCTGCTCGCCGCCACCGCTGGCTGGCCGGTGCACCACCTGCACGAGTGACCGGCACCGGCCACCCGCGAGCCCGACCGACTGATTCCATGCGTACGCACGGGTTTTTCCCGTAGCGTGGACGCATGAGCAATGTGACCCCCAGCGCCGCCGACAACGCCCTGACTCCCAGCTACGTGGAGCCCGGCAAGGACTTCAACCGCGACACGAACTACATCGAGGACCGCATCACGCGCGATGGCCGCGACGGTTGGCCGGTCGAGGCCGGCCGCTACCGTCTGGTGGCGGCTCGCGCCTGCCCGTGGGCGAACCGCACCGCGATCGTGCGCCGCCTCCTCGGGCTCGAGGGCGTCATCTCCCTCGGTCTGCCCGGGCCCACCCACGACAAGAACAGCTGGACGTTCGACCTCGACCCCAACGGCGTCGACCCGGTCCTGGGTATCGAACGTATCCAGGCGGCCTACTTCGCCCGGTTCCCCGACTACCCGCGCGGCATCACCGTTCCGGTGATCGTGGACGTGCCCTCTGGCAAGGTCGTCACCAACAACTACCCGCAGATCACCCTCGACTTCGAGACCGAGTGGGTGGAGCACCACCGCCCGGGCGCCCCCGACCTCTACCCAGAGGCACTGCGCGCAGAGATCGACGAGGTCGCCGAACTGATCTTCCACGACGTCAACAACGGCGTCTACAAGTGCGGCTTCGCCGGCAGCCAGAAGTCCTACGAGCGGGCCTACGACACCCTCTTCGCCCGGCTCGACTGGCTCGAAGAGCGCCTGGCCGGCCAGCGCTACCTGGTCGGCGACACCATCACCGAGGCCGACGTGAGGCTCTTCACCACCCTGGCCCGCTTCGACGCGGTCTACCACGGCCACTTCAAGTGCAACCGAAACAAGCTCAGCGAGATGCCGGTGCTGTGGGCGTACGCCCGCGATCTGTTCCAGACGCCGGGCTTCGGGGACACCATCGACTTCGACCAGATCAAGAAGCACTACTACGTGACGCACAGCGACATCAACCCCACCGGCATCGTGCCGAAGGGTCCGGATGCGTCGGTCTGGCTCACCGCACACGGGCGCGAGGCCCTGGGCGGCCGCCCGTTCGGCGACGGCACCGCCCCGGGCGCCCCGATCGAGAGCGAGCGGGTGCCGGCGCTCTAATCCACGCAGGGCTAGGCTGTCTAGTGGAACCTCGTTCCACCAGACGGCACGCTTGAGGCGTGTCAGAGAGAAGACCGATCATGCAGGTGCGGCACGCCACCAACCCGGCCCAGATTCGCTCGTTCGACACCCAGGCGCTCCGCGAGAACTACCTCGTCGACGACCTCTTCGCCGACGACGAGTTCCGTGCCACGTACAGCCACGAGGACCGTGTGGTCCTCGGCGGC
This is a stretch of genomic DNA from Cryobacterium soli. It encodes these proteins:
- a CDS encoding glutathione S-transferase family protein, which codes for MSNVTPSAADNALTPSYVEPGKDFNRDTNYIEDRITRDGRDGWPVEAGRYRLVAARACPWANRTAIVRRLLGLEGVISLGLPGPTHDKNSWTFDLDPNGVDPVLGIERIQAAYFARFPDYPRGITVPVIVDVPSGKVVTNNYPQITLDFETEWVEHHRPGAPDLYPEALRAEIDEVAELIFHDVNNGVYKCGFAGSQKSYERAYDTLFARLDWLEERLAGQRYLVGDTITEADVRLFTTLARFDAVYHGHFKCNRNKLSEMPVLWAYARDLFQTPGFGDTIDFDQIKKHYYVTHSDINPTGIVPKGPDASVWLTAHGREALGGRPFGDGTAPGAPIESERVPAL
- a CDS encoding alpha/beta hydrolase encodes the protein MADTEAPTLAQWEVDEIDRANASGLTPVVFVHGLWLLSSSWKQWRDLFEANGFTTIAPGWPDDPRTVEEAYEAPEAFAHKMVQQVTDHYLEAISRLTRRPAVIGHSFGGLIAQKLAGEGVAFATVAIDNAPFKGVLPLPASALKSASPVLGNPGNRGKAISLTFEQFQYGWANNLDESEARQLYTDYHVPASGAPLFQAAVANFNPFGGETRVDTKNPNRGALLVLAGENDNTVPLAITRASYKLQAKNEGVTEIAEIPGRGHSLVIDSGWRDVAEPALAFVKRFDRAPVG
- a CDS encoding ABC transporter ATP-binding protein translates to MSTLEARDVAASIDSEVLLAPVSLTVNPGQAVVVRGPNGSGKTTLLRILSGALRPTSGDATIDGMRIDDRSTAVRRAISARIGLPAFARELTAHEHLRFIATTWGRSGAPATADANDVMAALGIDHLAQRFVHELSSGQLQLLSLATALVRPFSVLVLDEPEQRLDEHRLAVVAAVLCAKIDAGAAVVIASHSADLVAALPGSTVTLGDR